The DNA region CCTCGGGCGTCACTTTGCCGTCGGAATACTCCATGTGTTTCTGGCGGTGATTGCCTTTGCTTTGGATGGTGCCGCCGGTGGTGAAGAGCTTCACCTTGGGCAGGTCGGCACCGACAGCGGTGAGTGCGGAGAGAAGTGTGAGAGCGGCGGCGGTGAGCACGCAGCGGAGAGAATGAGGATGCATAGAGTGGGACTTACAGGGCCGATGGGTTGCGCGGAGTCACAGACCGACGTGAAGTCGGGCCTACGACGGAGGCAGCAACGTGGATCAGTACGTGTCGAAGATACGTTGGATTTCGGTGAGGTCGGTGGTCTTGGTGAGCGCGAGCATCAGGAGGATGCGGGCTTTCTCGGGCGGGAGATCGTCGCCAGGGACGATTTTGGATTCGCGACGACGAGGCGTGTCTTGAACTCGGCCGCTGCGAGTGCGGGCGGTGGCGACGATGACGACGCCTTTTTCCTGGGCCTTCTTGACGGCATCCACCTGGCCGCCGGCAGGTGAACCTGCGCCGGTGCCATCGATGATGATTCCCTTCACGCCGTGATCGACGAGTGCATCGACGAGATAGCCGGGCGATTCGGTGTAGGCGTAGAGAATTTCAACCGACGGAAGTGTGGCGGGGAGTTTCGAGATGTTGAACTCGGACTCGGAGGTGTGTTTGCGGAGAGGCTTGTTGTAGATGACGACCTTGTCGGAGTCAGCGTAGCCGAGCGGGCCGGTGTTGGGACTCTTGAAGGTTTCCAGCCGATACGCGCTGGTCTTGGTAACATCGCGCGCGCCATTGAGCGTGTCGTTCATCATGTGGAGGACGCCCATGCCGGCTGCCTCGGGAGTGGCGGCGATGCGGACGGCGTTGTAGAGATTCATCGGACCGTCGCCGCTGAGCCCGGACCAGGGACGCTGCGAACCGACGAAGACGACGGGCTTTTTCACCGAGACGGTGAGGTGCATGAACCACGCGGCTTCGGCGAGGGTGTTGGTGCCGTGAGTGACGACGATGCCATCGATGGATTGGTCGTTGGCGAGTTCCTGTAGGCGCTTCGCAACGCGAGCGAGGTACGGGAATGTGTCGCCGCCGACGGTGCCCTCGGGCTGACGCATGTCCTCGGCGGTGACGGTGGCCACCTCTTGAACTTCGGGGAGGAAATCCAGCCACTCCTGCGGGGCGACGCCGTTGCCTTTGCCGCCGTAGTTGTTCAGGTTCATGCGCGACGACGCCTTGCTGGCGATCGTGCCTCCCATGGAGACGATCACGACTTTAGGTTTGGCGAAGGCGGAGGCGGTCAGCGCTGCGAATGCGGCGGAGATCAGGAAGAGGGAGCGGAGGCGGGTGTGTTTGCGCATGAAAAGGAGAAGAGAGGTGGCGGGAGCGGGGATAAGGGTTCAGGCCCGACGCGAGGTCGGGCCTGACAAGGAGGCGGGCGATCAGATGGACGGTTTGGACCAGCCGCCGAATTTGCCTTCGACGGCGGACATGGCGGCGAGGACGACGTCTTCGCGCCAGGGCTGGGCGGTGAGCATGATGCCGAGGGGCATTTTTTCGGGTGACGTGCCGGCGCGGACGACGCCGCTAGGCCAGCCGGTGAGATTGTACGTCGTGGTGTATCCAGAACCACGGACGCGTTCATTGCCTTCGCGGCTTCCGATGACGGGAGCAGGTCCGAGCGAAGGCGGGCAGATGATGAGGTCGAAGCTTTTGACCCAGCCGAGCATCTTGCTGCGCCAGGCGTCGCGATCTTCGAGGAGTTTTGTATACTCGGAGGTCGCAATGAGCGGGTAATCGAAGCGGCGGTCGGGGCCGGGCTTGGTGGTCTTGTATTTTTCGGTGAGACGCTTCTGCCACGCGTTGCCGTCGCCCTCGCGAAGTTTGGTGGAGAGCTCGGCGGCCTCGATGGCACCGGGAGGATGCGACTCGGTGACTTTGCAGCCGAGGCCTTCGAAGAATTTTGCGCAGGCCAGGACGGTCGCGGTCATCTCCGCGGTGGGCTTGGCGGAGTCGGGCGCGAGGCTGGTGTAGTAGGCGACGCGCAATTTGGACAGATCGACGGTGGATGGCTCGGTCCACGGCATCGGAAGGATGGCGCAGTCGAGGTCGTCGGGGCCGGAGAGGATCGGCATAAGCAGCGCGAGATCCTCGACCTTGCGGGCCATGGGGCC from Nibricoccus aquaticus includes:
- a CDS encoding asparaginase, with translation MRKHTRLRSLFLISAAFAALTASAFAKPKVVIVSMGGTIASKASSRMNLNNYGGKGNGVAPQEWLDFLPEVQEVATVTAEDMRQPEGTVGGDTFPYLARVAKRLQELANDQSIDGIVVTHGTNTLAEAAWFMHLTVSVKKPVVFVGSQRPWSGLSGDGPMNLYNAVRIAATPEAAGMGVLHMMNDTLNGARDVTKTSAYRLETFKSPNTGPLGYADSDKVVIYNKPLRKHTSESEFNISKLPATLPSVEILYAYTESPGYLVDALVDHGVKGIIIDGTGAGSPAGGQVDAVKKAQEKGVVIVATARTRSGRVQDTPRRRESKIVPGDDLPPEKARILLMLALTKTTDLTEIQRIFDTY